The sequence CCGCGCGACGAGGCGGCCGGCACGGTCAGCCTCCGCGACCGGCTCGACGGTGACCTCGGGGCGATGAGTCTCGAGGCGGCGGTCGAGCGGCTCCGCGAGGAGAACCTCGCGCGGACGGTGCGCCACAAGCCGAAACCGCTGGCGGCGGTGCCGGTGGTGAGCGACGAGAGCGGTGCCGACTATTGACGGCGGCGGAGCGGCCGAGCGGCCGGGTATCATGGTGTCGGGCCGGTTGCTTCCGGGCCGCACCAGGGGAAACCGCATCGATGGCCACGCTTCCGGACGAACTGGTGATCCGTCACCGGATCACGGTCGACGACTATCACCAGATGGCCGCCGTCGGGATCTTCGGCCCCGAGACCCGGGTCGAACTGGTGGCCGGGGAGGTCCTCGACATGTCGCCGATCGGCAGCCTCCATGCGGCGCTGGTCAGGGCGCTGTCGCGCCGGCTCGCGGAGGCTGCTGGCGACCGGGCGCTGGTCGCCGTCGGCGATCCGCTGCACCTCGACCGTGCCAGCGAGCCGCAGCCCGACATCGCGCTGTTGTCACCACGGTCCGACTGGTACGCGGCCGCCCATCCGCGTGCCACCGACGTGCTGTTGGTCGTCGAGGTGGCCGAGTCGAGCCTCGCGTATGACCTCGGTATCAAGGTGCCGCTGTACGGGCGGCACGGCATCCCCGAGGCATGGGTGATCGACGCGCGGACCCGGACCGTGCACGTCTTCCGGGAGCCCTCGGCCGAGGGCTATGCGCTGACGCGCGTCGTACCCGCCGACGGCATGATCGCCAG is a genomic window of Planctomycetota bacterium containing:
- a CDS encoding Uma2 family endonuclease, with the protein product MATLPDELVIRHRITVDDYHQMAAVGIFGPETRVELVAGEVLDMSPIGSLHAALVRALSRRLAEAAGDRALVAVGDPLHLDRASEPQPDIALLSPRSDWYAAAHPRATDVLLVVEVAESSLAYDLGIKVPLYGRHGIPEAWVIDARTRTVHVFREPSAEGYALTRVVPADGMIASLAFPEAMLSIGSLVPLQALRDDS